In Erpetoichthys calabaricus chromosome 2, fErpCal1.3, whole genome shotgun sequence, a genomic segment contains:
- the LOC127526541 gene encoding uncharacterized protein LOC127526541, translating to MPGRVQNTPDFSFFSSLPSNNDVNKTILGESGMMNTSKQRDIQVTMGMEFVTLAQQPIDDSKILTTNQSSGLVVSSFIKHKLLAPVPTQRPSVTRSTLSVALYSVQESETTDYAFSHTNIIDTNNGMAKSENTTAISKHHLLTSELSSSMSLLVTTLRKPTSILPKGEIVPEHITMHNRDGQPLPTNTTPEASSTNAVGTQKDNPSSSTPVSNVELPSDIKDVQFETSSTSQAMQTDLSKQPVTVTTIYTNSVSIAKSHTTTAFPNTTTEPQALHSSQANGSSTPLLDLIFGNVSSRTPPSSFTKASAEKEGKGQSTEDGTTKYQTDFSETSVTSSSLGTEKTELLEPEASTKSEHSQILHLQIKMSLLPSGVLDNETIIQVARHLKNIMEKQMKGESCSLKILNISN from the exons ATGCCAGGCAGAGTGCAAAACACTCCAGACTTCagctttttctcttctttgccTTCAAACAATGATGTCAATAAGACAATCCTAGGAGAGTCAGGTATGATGAACACCTCAAAACAGAGAGACATACAAGTGACAATGGGCATGGAATTTGTTACTCTAGCTCAGCAACCTATAGACGATTCCAAAATCCTGACAACAAATCAGAGTTCAGGTCTTGTAGTCTCTTCTTTCATTAAGCACAAACTGTTGGCCCCAGTGCCCACACAAAGACCATCTGTGACCAGATCAACTCTGTCGGTAGCATTATACTCAGTGCAGGAGTCAGAAACTACAGACTATGCCTTCTCACATACCAACATAATAGACACCAACAATGGAATGgcaaaatcagaaaacacaacagCAATTTCAAAACATCATCTTCTAACTTCTGAGCTCTCTTCTTCAATGAGTCTGCTGGTCACAACATTGAGAAAACCAACCTCCATTCTGCCAAAGGGAGAAATTGTACCAGAGCACATTACTATGCACAACAGAGATGGACAACCACTTCCAACAAATACAACCCCAGAAGCTTCATCTACTAATGCCGTAGGTACACAAAAAGACAACCCTTCTTCCTCCACCCCAGTATCTAATGTGGAATTACCCTCTGACATCAAAGATGTACAGTTTGAAACAAGCAGCACATCACAAGCAATGCAGACAGATCTAAGTAAACAACCTGTGACAGTCACCACAATTTACACAAATTCAGTAAGCATTGCCAAGTCGCATACAACTACAGCATTTCCTAATACTACAACTGAGCCACAAGCTCTCCACTCCTCACAGGCCAATGGCAGCTCCACCCCTCTGCTGGATTTGATCTTTGGAAATGTATCCTCTAGAACACCACCATCATCCTTCACAAAGGCCTCAGCAGAAAAGGAAGGCAAGGGGCAAAGCACAGAGGATGGCACCACCAAGTACCAAACAGACTTTTCAGAAACATCAGTCACGTCAAGTAGTTTAGGAACAGAGAAAACAGAACTACTGGAACCTGAGGCTAGCACCAAATCAGAAC ATAGCCAAATACTCCATCTTCAAATTAAAATGTCTCTTCTTCCTTCTGGAGTTTTGGATAATGAAACTATAATCCAAGTGGCACGGCAT